A section of the Candidatus Palauibacter australiensis genome encodes:
- a CDS encoding ATP synthase F0 subunit C yields MSTGDGLAVGLAIVGGGLSVLGAGIGIGLIGGRMTEAMARQPEEAQTIQTGAIVLAVFIEGVALFGLVIAGFIRGGL; encoded by the coding sequence ATGTCGACGGGAGACGGCCTCGCGGTCGGTCTCGCCATCGTCGGGGGCGGGCTCTCCGTGCTCGGAGCCGGTATCGGAATCGGTCTCATCGGCGGGCGCATGACGGAAGCGATGGCCCGCCAGCCCGAGGAGGCCCAGACCATCCAGACCGGCGCGATCGTGCTCGCCGTGTTCATCGAGGGTGTGGCGCTGTTCGGACTCGTGATCGCCGGCTTCATTCGCGGCGGCCTCTGA
- the atpD gene encoding F0F1 ATP synthase subunit beta codes for MSEGSTERGTGKVVQVIGPTIDAEFEPEHLPEIYNALSLSWEDDDGTVHDLVCEVAQHIGRNQVRAVAMDATDGVTRGMEVVDTGHPISAPVGEASLGRILNVLGEPVDEMGPVEATERWPIHRKSPTLQNLEPKTEIFVTGIKVVDLIAPYVKGGKTGLFGGAGVGKTVIIMELINNIAQEHGGRSVFCGVGERTREGNDLWLEMKESGVIDSTALIYGQMNEPPGARLRVGLTGLTVAEYFREVEGLDVLLFIDNIFRFSQAGSEVSALLGRMPSAVGYQPTLATEMGNLQERITSTTRGSITSVQAIYVPADDLTDPAPAAAFTHLDSQTVLSRQIAELGIYPAVDPLDSSSRILSEQFLGERHYRVATAVQRTLQRYKDLQDIIAILGMDELSEEDKVIVNRARRIQKFLSQPFHVAEQFTGIPGRYVPLETTIESFERVVEGEFDHLPEQAFYMVGGIDEAIEQAKKLEAEAA; via the coding sequence ATGTCTGAAGGATCCACCGAACGAGGCACAGGCAAGGTCGTGCAGGTCATCGGACCCACGATCGATGCGGAGTTCGAACCCGAGCATCTGCCGGAGATCTACAACGCGCTCTCCCTGTCCTGGGAGGACGATGACGGGACCGTGCACGATCTCGTGTGCGAGGTGGCGCAGCACATCGGCCGCAACCAGGTGCGCGCCGTCGCGATGGACGCGACGGACGGCGTGACGCGCGGGATGGAAGTCGTGGACACCGGACACCCCATCTCGGCGCCCGTCGGCGAGGCGTCGCTGGGCCGCATCCTCAACGTCCTCGGCGAGCCCGTGGACGAGATGGGTCCGGTCGAGGCGACGGAGCGCTGGCCGATCCACCGCAAGTCGCCCACGCTCCAGAACCTCGAGCCGAAGACGGAGATCTTCGTCACCGGGATCAAGGTCGTGGATCTCATCGCCCCCTACGTGAAGGGCGGCAAGACGGGACTCTTCGGCGGGGCCGGCGTCGGCAAGACCGTCATCATCATGGAGCTCATCAACAACATCGCGCAGGAGCACGGCGGCCGCTCCGTCTTCTGCGGCGTGGGCGAGCGCACCCGGGAGGGGAACGACCTCTGGCTCGAGATGAAGGAGTCGGGCGTCATCGACTCGACGGCGCTCATCTACGGACAGATGAACGAGCCGCCGGGCGCGCGCCTGCGCGTGGGGCTCACCGGCCTCACCGTGGCCGAGTACTTCCGTGAGGTGGAGGGGCTCGACGTCCTCCTCTTCATCGACAACATCTTCCGCTTCAGCCAGGCCGGGTCCGAGGTGTCCGCGCTCCTCGGCCGCATGCCGAGCGCGGTGGGCTACCAGCCGACGCTCGCCACGGAAATGGGCAACCTCCAGGAGCGCATCACGTCGACCACGCGGGGTTCGATCACCTCGGTGCAGGCGATTTACGTGCCGGCGGACGACCTCACGGACCCGGCGCCGGCCGCGGCCTTCACGCACCTCGATTCCCAGACCGTCCTCTCGCGCCAGATCGCCGAGCTCGGCATCTATCCGGCCGTAGACCCGCTCGACTCCAGCAGCCGCATCCTCAGCGAGCAGTTCCTGGGCGAGCGGCATTACCGCGTGGCGACCGCGGTGCAGCGCACGCTGCAGCGCTACAAGGACCTGCAGGACATCATCGCGATCCTCGGGATGGATGAACTCTCCGAGGAGGACAAGGTCATCGTGAACCGGGCCCGGCGGATCCAGAAGTTCCTGTCGCAGCCCTTCCACGTGGCCGAGCAGTTCACCGGCATCCCCGGCCGCTACGTGCCGCTGGAGACGACGATCGAGTCGTTCGAGCGCGTCGTCGAGGGTGAGTTCGATCACCTGCCGGAACAGGCGTTCTACATGGTCGGCGGCATCGACGAGGCGATCGAGCAGGCGAAGAAGCTGGAGGCGGAGGCCGCATGA
- the atpH gene encoding ATP synthase F1 subunit delta, translated as MSASAVARNYAATLFELAARDGSETEYGRLIEEIGDLYANVPDFQRFLEVPAVSLFEKKETIQAALSGRTPELFIRFLFVILDRHRQRALPGIARAYRDLLDEKAGRVRATVTLPFEADDRVRNEVVSALERRFEREVVPEFHEDPKILGGVIIRVGDELLDASLRRQLEQMRRELY; from the coding sequence ATGAGCGCGTCGGCGGTGGCCCGCAACTACGCGGCGACGCTGTTCGAGCTCGCGGCGCGGGATGGGAGCGAGACGGAGTACGGGCGGCTGATCGAGGAGATCGGCGACCTGTACGCGAACGTCCCGGACTTCCAGCGTTTCCTGGAAGTGCCTGCGGTGTCCCTGTTCGAGAAGAAGGAGACGATCCAGGCGGCCCTCTCCGGGAGGACGCCGGAACTCTTCATCCGCTTCCTGTTCGTCATCCTGGATCGCCACCGGCAGCGGGCCCTCCCGGGGATCGCTCGCGCCTACCGCGATCTTCTGGACGAGAAGGCGGGACGGGTCCGCGCTACCGTGACGCTGCCCTTCGAGGCGGATGACCGCGTCCGGAACGAGGTCGTTTCGGCGCTGGAGCGGCGCTTCGAACGGGAAGTCGTACCCGAGTTTCACGAGGACCCGAAGATTCTGGGCGGCGTGATCATCCGCGTCGGCGACGAGTTGCTGGACGCCTCGCTGCGGCGGCAACTCGAGCAGATGCGGCGCGAACTGTACTGA
- a CDS encoding AtpZ/AtpI family protein — protein sequence MRQPPPGSANRPEPEKPQGSIGRRYAKAAGSEFASLGIAMGLAIALLAVGGNWLDDRLGTAPLFVLVGVFAGFAGGCYSMFGRLAAQRERSATDETDGETDRRK from the coding sequence ATGCGCCAGCCGCCTCCCGGTTCGGCGAACCGGCCGGAACCCGAGAAACCACAGGGGAGCATCGGCCGCCGGTACGCGAAGGCGGCGGGCTCGGAATTCGCGAGCCTCGGCATCGCGATGGGGTTGGCGATTGCGCTCCTCGCCGTTGGCGGCAACTGGCTCGACGATCGTCTCGGGACTGCGCCTCTCTTCGTACTCGTCGGCGTGTTCGCGGGGTTCGCGGGAGGTTGCTACAGCATGTTCGGCAGGCTGGCGGCGCAGCGCGAACGCTCGGCGACCGACGAGACCGACGGGGAGACGGACCGCAGGAAGTGA
- the atpG gene encoding ATP synthase F1 subunit gamma, whose product MSKSRDIYRRMKSVDSTKKITRTMEMVATAKLAQAQGRVIRARPYSAELMDMIARLATPDLAESQPLLRQPARIERAAVVLVTSNRGLCGAFNANLIRTAQAQLRELEEAGAEVEFHVYGNKGISYFRFRGVAMTLTRNDLGDPPAVDDARSLIDDLAARFVAGELDAVRLVFAEFRNMVSTPPAVRQVLPVGVGEARKGPQPFYILDPSEEGILDHLLPLYVTNSTYSALLETAAAEQAARRTAMKSATDNANDFLDNLRRTYNRARQAEITNQIAEIIGGADALDG is encoded by the coding sequence ATGAGCAAGTCGAGGGACATCTATCGGCGGATGAAGTCCGTCGACAGCACGAAGAAGATCACCCGCACCATGGAGATGGTCGCGACCGCCAAGCTCGCGCAGGCGCAGGGGCGGGTGATCCGCGCACGCCCCTACTCGGCCGAACTGATGGACATGATCGCCCGGCTCGCCACCCCGGATCTTGCCGAGTCGCAGCCGCTGCTGCGCCAGCCCGCCCGCATCGAACGCGCCGCGGTGGTGCTCGTGACGAGCAATCGCGGGCTGTGCGGCGCTTTCAACGCGAATCTCATCCGCACCGCTCAGGCGCAACTCCGCGAGCTGGAGGAGGCGGGAGCGGAGGTGGAGTTCCACGTCTACGGGAACAAGGGGATCTCCTATTTCCGCTTCCGCGGCGTCGCGATGACGCTCACTCGCAACGACCTGGGGGATCCTCCCGCGGTGGACGATGCGCGGAGTCTGATCGACGATCTTGCGGCGCGCTTCGTGGCCGGCGAACTCGACGCGGTGCGGCTCGTCTTCGCGGAGTTCCGGAACATGGTGAGCACGCCCCCCGCGGTCCGGCAGGTGCTCCCGGTCGGCGTGGGCGAAGCGCGCAAGGGCCCGCAGCCCTTCTATATCCTGGACCCGTCGGAGGAAGGCATCCTCGACCATCTTCTGCCGCTCTACGTGACGAACTCGACGTACAGCGCGCTCCTGGAGACGGCGGCGGCGGAGCAGGCGGCCCGCCGGACGGCGATGAAGTCGGCGACGGACAACGCCAACGATTTCCTCGACAACCTGCGGCGGACGTACAACCGCGCCCGCCAGGCCGAGATCACGAATCAGATCGCCGAGATCATCGGCGGCGCGGACGCGTTGGACGGATAG
- the atpB gene encoding F0F1 ATP synthase subunit A, with amino-acid sequence MLDRSMASLRSLTERVQEHAAPAAVAAQEHHGDAHAADGHAEEWGTEVMMHHVVDSNIWEFGPFGEIPLPQLPAFNIGGLEIDLSITKHVLFLMFAAILTIVTMFIAARSTERLEKGEKAPRGILNGIEAFYLYLRDDIVMANIGRGGERFVPLVITFFFFILYANLLGLIPFGATATGNIMVTAALAIIALVVIETAGFIALGPLGYAKTVFFLPPGLPGPLKPVTLLIMAPVELIAKFSKIMALAIRLFANMTAGHFVILAFMGLILTYGSMVGQGLFGTTVGAVTILGSMGLALFVMMLEIFIALLQAYIFAMLVSVFIGLIRHAH; translated from the coding sequence GTGCTCGATAGATCGATGGCCTCTCTGCGGAGTCTGACGGAGCGGGTGCAGGAGCACGCCGCCCCCGCGGCCGTGGCTGCCCAGGAACACCACGGCGACGCCCACGCGGCGGACGGGCACGCCGAGGAGTGGGGCACCGAAGTCATGATGCACCACGTCGTCGACTCGAACATCTGGGAGTTCGGACCCTTCGGCGAGATCCCTCTCCCGCAGTTGCCGGCCTTCAATATCGGCGGCCTCGAGATCGACCTGTCGATCACGAAGCACGTGCTGTTCCTGATGTTCGCGGCCATCCTCACGATCGTGACGATGTTCATCGCCGCGCGCTCGACCGAGCGGCTGGAGAAGGGCGAGAAGGCGCCGAGAGGGATCCTCAACGGGATCGAAGCCTTCTACCTGTACCTGAGAGATGACATCGTGATGGCCAACATCGGCCGTGGGGGAGAGAGGTTCGTCCCCCTCGTCATCACCTTCTTCTTCTTCATCCTCTACGCGAACCTGCTCGGCCTCATCCCCTTCGGCGCGACGGCGACGGGGAACATCATGGTCACGGCCGCGCTCGCGATCATCGCGCTCGTCGTGATCGAGACCGCCGGGTTCATCGCCCTCGGCCCGCTGGGCTACGCGAAGACCGTGTTCTTCCTCCCGCCCGGGCTGCCCGGGCCGCTGAAGCCGGTCACGCTGCTCATCATGGCCCCGGTCGAACTGATCGCGAAGTTCTCGAAGATCATGGCGCTCGCGATCCGGCTCTTCGCGAACATGACGGCGGGACACTTCGTCATCCTCGCCTTCATGGGTCTCATCCTCACCTACGGCTCGATGGTCGGTCAGGGATTGTTCGGAACGACGGTCGGCGCCGTGACCATTCTGGGGTCCATGGGCCTCGCGCTGTTCGTGATGATGCTGGAGATCTTCATCGCGCTCCTTCAGGCGTACATCTTCGCGATGCTGGTCTCGGTGTTCATCGGGTTGATTCGCCACGCGCACTGA
- the atpA gene encoding F0F1 ATP synthase subunit alpha, translating to MTGFDSSLRASEIKKALLEQIDRYEEELRVEEVGEVLEVKDGVARIWGLSTCVANEMLEITSRDTGVSVIGLASNLEEDNIGAVILGDYLALKEGDPVRRTGRVLSVPVGPEILGRVVDTLGQPRDGRGPIETVTYMKVDRKAPGIVYRQPVNEPLQTGLKAIDSMIPIGRGQRELIIGDRGTGKTAVAIDAIINQKGEDVVCVYCAIGQKGSTVAGLVERLRDEGALDYTVVVAANASEPAPMQFMAPYAACAIGEYFMYEEGKAVLVIYDDLTKQADAYREASLILRRPPGREAYPGDVFYLHSRLLERAAKISNDPEAIAGHPDIRKPGGSLTALPIIQTAAGDVSAYIPTNVISITDGQIFLETDLFYSGVRPAVNVGISVSRVGGNAQIKAMKKVAGRLRLDLAQFREIEAFAQFGTELDAATQRQLDRGRRTVEILKQGQYEPMPVEEQVMVIFAATQGFLDDLDVSRIRGWEVGFLEYMGTNHPEVGEAIRDERVMSDETEAALRGAIESYSDTFVHDGASREDASDAAA from the coding sequence ATGACAGGTTTCGACAGCTCCCTTCGAGCGAGCGAGATCAAGAAGGCCCTGCTCGAGCAGATCGACCGCTACGAGGAGGAACTCCGGGTCGAGGAGGTGGGCGAGGTCCTCGAGGTGAAGGACGGCGTGGCCCGCATCTGGGGTCTCTCGACGTGCGTCGCCAACGAGATGCTCGAGATCACCTCCCGCGACACCGGGGTCTCCGTGATCGGTCTCGCCTCGAACCTCGAGGAAGATAACATCGGCGCCGTGATCCTCGGCGATTACCTGGCCCTCAAGGAGGGAGATCCGGTGCGCCGCACCGGCCGCGTCCTCTCCGTGCCCGTCGGTCCGGAGATTCTCGGCCGCGTCGTGGATACGCTGGGGCAGCCGCGCGATGGCCGCGGGCCGATCGAGACCGTGACCTACATGAAGGTCGACCGGAAGGCGCCCGGCATCGTGTACCGCCAGCCCGTGAACGAGCCGCTCCAGACGGGCCTCAAGGCGATCGACTCCATGATTCCGATCGGCCGCGGCCAGCGGGAACTGATCATCGGGGACCGCGGCACCGGAAAGACGGCCGTGGCGATCGACGCGATCATCAACCAGAAGGGGGAGGACGTCGTCTGCGTCTACTGCGCCATCGGACAGAAGGGCTCGACGGTCGCCGGCCTGGTCGAACGGCTCCGCGACGAGGGCGCGCTCGACTACACCGTCGTCGTGGCCGCGAACGCGTCGGAGCCCGCCCCGATGCAGTTCATGGCCCCCTACGCCGCGTGCGCGATCGGCGAGTACTTCATGTACGAGGAAGGAAAGGCCGTCCTCGTCATCTACGACGACCTCACGAAGCAGGCGGATGCCTACCGCGAGGCGTCGCTCATCCTGCGGCGTCCGCCGGGGCGCGAGGCGTATCCGGGCGACGTCTTCTATCTGCACAGCCGCCTGCTCGAGCGGGCGGCCAAGATCAGCAACGATCCGGAAGCGATCGCCGGCCACCCGGACATCAGGAAACCCGGCGGTTCGCTGACCGCGCTCCCGATCATCCAGACGGCGGCCGGCGACGTGTCCGCCTACATCCCGACGAACGTGATCTCGATCACCGACGGCCAGATTTTCCTCGAAACCGACCTCTTCTACTCGGGCGTGCGCCCGGCGGTGAACGTGGGGATCTCGGTCTCGCGCGTGGGCGGAAACGCGCAGATCAAGGCGATGAAGAAGGTCGCCGGACGCCTCCGGCTGGACCTGGCGCAGTTCCGCGAGATCGAAGCCTTCGCGCAGTTCGGCACGGAGCTGGACGCCGCGACGCAGCGGCAGCTGGACCGCGGCCGGCGCACCGTCGAGATCCTGAAGCAGGGCCAGTACGAGCCGATGCCGGTCGAGGAGCAGGTGATGGTGATCTTCGCGGCCACGCAGGGTTTCCTGGACGATCTCGATGTGTCGCGCATCCGCGGCTGGGAGGTCGGATTCCTCGAGTACATGGGCACGAACCATCCGGAAGTCGGCGAGGCGATCCGTGACGAGAGGGTGATGTCCGACGAGACCGAGGCGGCGCTCCGCGGGGCGATCGAGTCCTACTCGGACACCTTCGTCCACGACGGCGCCTCCCGAGAGGACGCTTCGGACGCCGCGGCATGA
- a CDS encoding F0F1 ATP synthase subunit epsilon, with protein MTTTVSADRQLRVTVISPSAAAFSGAATSVIAPAHDGELGILYGHAPMVVLLGEGLLHIRTDQGPRRFRVARGFLQVLDNTVAVLAEEVEPAAER; from the coding sequence ATGACGACGACGGTGTCCGCCGACCGGCAACTGCGCGTCACGGTGATCTCGCCGTCGGCCGCCGCCTTCTCCGGCGCCGCGACATCGGTCATCGCCCCCGCGCACGACGGCGAACTGGGAATTCTGTACGGCCACGCCCCGATGGTGGTCCTGCTGGGCGAGGGCCTGCTGCACATCCGTACCGACCAGGGTCCGCGCCGTTTCCGCGTCGCCCGGGGCTTCCTGCAGGTCCTGGACAACACGGTCGCCGTCCTCGCCGAAGAGGTGGAGCCGGCGGCGGAACGCTGA
- the atpF gene encoding F0F1 ATP synthase subunit B, translating into MRLAGLGALWAFAAPAKLAAQAETGIFSLNLGLVVWTWILFVVTLLVLAKWVFPLIAGGLEQRHAKIQGAIDDALSARDEAKGLLSQQEAALEAARGEAREMLENARQHADGLRKEMLEEARAQQAQMLEDARREIGHERELLREEVRRDAVDLALAASERLIRARLDAEENRRLVHEFVSDV; encoded by the coding sequence ATGCGTCTCGCCGGTCTCGGAGCGCTCTGGGCCTTCGCGGCGCCGGCGAAGCTGGCCGCGCAGGCGGAGACGGGGATCTTCTCGCTCAACCTGGGGCTCGTGGTGTGGACCTGGATCCTGTTCGTGGTCACGCTCCTCGTCCTGGCGAAATGGGTCTTCCCGCTCATCGCGGGCGGACTCGAGCAGAGGCACGCGAAGATCCAGGGCGCGATCGACGATGCCCTCTCCGCCCGCGATGAGGCGAAGGGGCTGCTCTCGCAGCAGGAGGCCGCGCTCGAAGCGGCCCGCGGCGAGGCTCGCGAGATGCTGGAGAACGCCCGGCAGCACGCCGACGGCCTCCGCAAGGAGATGCTGGAGGAGGCGCGGGCGCAGCAGGCGCAGATGCTCGAGGACGCGCGCCGCGAAATCGGTCACGAGCGGGAGCTGCTGCGCGAGGAGGTCCGGCGGGATGCCGTGGATCTCGCGCTGGCGGCCTCCGAACGGCTGATCCGGGCGCGGCTGGACGCCGAGGAGAACCGGCGTCTCGTTCACGAGTTCGTGTCGGACGTCTAG